One part of the Haliotis asinina isolate JCU_RB_2024 chromosome 2, JCU_Hal_asi_v2, whole genome shotgun sequence genome encodes these proteins:
- the LOC137273331 gene encoding uncharacterized protein, translating to MSGTAVHRLLPVFSDQRMSHQKPVLGIDFHDDREMAPSPIMPDYMPDTIPEAESKRLIYEPKLHPIAPQIKDRSEGAGERDRFRRRDPRHVAVSWYSYYYSRSDSPAQWQQHTEGTDITGRVSPSNQTEMTAEIPLLHKMSALAETGHVIKTSDLDLDLEVEDIFSEEHHLIRPFKMDPAVGKWGEMDVETRALLSRLRRSSPPVDL from the exons ATGAGTGGAACAGCCGTACATCGCTTACTTCCGGTATTCAGTGATCAGAGAATGTCCCATCAGAAACCAGTGCTGGGCATCGACTTCCATGACGACAGAGAAATGGCCCCCAGCCCGATCATGCCAGACTACATGCCAGACACCATACCAGAAGCTGAGTCGAA ACGGCTGATTTACGAACCGAAACTTCACCCGATTGCCCCGCAGATCAAGGACAGGTCAGAGGGCGCTGGGGAGAGGGATAGATTCCGACGACGTGACCCACGACACGTGGCTGTCTCCTGGTACAGCTACTACTACTCCAGGTCTGACTCCCCTGCCCAGTGGCAGCAGCATACAGAAg GCACAGACATCACCGGCCGCGTATCTCCTAGCAACCAGACTGAAATGACGGCTGAAATACCGCTCCTTCATAAG ATGTCTGCATTGGCTGAGACTGGAcacgtgatcaaaacaagcgaccttgaccttgaccttgaagtGGAAGATATCTTCAGTGAAGAGCATCACCTGATTAGACCTTTTAAGATGG ATCCTGCTGTTGGGAAGTGGGGAGAGATGGATGTTGAAACCAGAGCACTTCTTTCGAGACTGAGACGGTCGAGTCCCCCGGTTGATTTGTAA
- the LOC137273330 gene encoding sulfotransferase 1C2-like: protein MPHIRVLDRSGHGLNFVDVDGNWFPGDVDEQLIRKIPNMEIRDDDVIICGWMRSGTHWTFEVTNMILTGSAKTVEMPKQDQMIERISLDQQRALSSPRVLNTHLQFHQLPVGARQKKTKIILLLRNPRDCAVSWFNFQKTIEYFDYDGSWEDWLHLFLEGKMDWGSWFDYVRHWERALDQNPDHPVFVLQYEEHKADPVETVERLSRFLDCPVSTDLCREIASECSFHKMKENKRDFAWTSQSGVHVHYRKGVVGDWKNWFKEGQCEEFDRVYRQKMAGSRFEKLWAS from the exons ATGCCCCACATTCGAGTGCTGGATCGATCTGGACATGGACTCAACTTTGTGGACGTGGATGGAAATTGGTTTCCCGGAGACGTTGATGAACAGCTCATCCGGAAAATCCCAAACATGGAAATCCGAGATGATGATGTCATTATTTGTGGCTGGATGCGTTCAG GAACGCACTGGACATTTGAAGTGACCAACATGATCCTTACTGGGAGTGCCAAGACGGTAGAGATGCCCAAACAGGACCAGATGATCGAAAGAATATCTTTGGACCAGCAGAGGGCGCTTTCCTCCCCACGCGTCTTGAATACTCATCTTCAGTTTCACCAACTCCCTGTTGGGGCGcgtcaaaagaaaacaaaaatcatCTTACTGCTGAGAAACCCAAGGGATTGTGCCGTGTCGTGGTTTAACTTCCAGAAGACGATTGAATATTTTGATTATGACGGCAGCTGGGAGGATTGGTTGCATCTATTCCTGGAAGGAAAGA TGGACTGGGGTTCCTGGTTTGATTACGTCAGACACTGGGAGAGAGCTCTTGACCAAAACCCTGACCATCCTGTATTTGTCCTTCAGTATGAAGAACACAAAGCT GATCCAGTTGAAACTGTGGAGCGGTTGTCAAGGTTCCTTGactgcccagtgtccactgaccTGTGTCGGGAAATAGCAAGCGAGTGCAGCTTCCACAAGATGAAGGAAAATAAACGAGATTTTGCCTGGACGTCCCAGAGCGGCGTGCACGTCCATTACCGTAAAG GTGTAGTTGGAGATTGGAAAAACTGGTTCAAGGAGGGACAGTGTGAGGAGTTTGACAGAGTGTATCGACAGAAGATGGCGGGATCTCGTTTTGAAAAACTTTGGGCATCCTGA